The Bacteroidota bacterium genome window below encodes:
- a CDS encoding ABC transporter permease: protein MSADEFDIIIDPNRRRSNFRKDLWNYRGLFYFLSWRDILVRYKQTVLGVLWSIIRPLMTIFVFTIIFGRLAKLPSDGVPYLLLVSAGMIPWQFFANSFTEASNSLIANATMLSKVYFPRIIIPVSSVVVSFIDLLISFAIMIGIYIWYQFVPDWHLIFLPLFILQAIFVSMGLGFLVSALNVRYRDFRYIVPFIVQFGLYISPVGFKTSVVTGDLKYLYALNPMVGVIDGFRWSLLGGNFSLDKSTFAISLIMSVIIFIIGFNYFRKVERNFADII, encoded by the coding sequence ATGTCAGCAGACGAATTCGATATTATTATTGATCCAAACAGGAGAAGGTCCAATTTCAGAAAAGATCTTTGGAATTACCGGGGACTGTTTTATTTTTTGTCATGGCGTGATATTCTTGTACGTTATAAGCAAACAGTACTAGGTGTTTTGTGGAGTATCATCCGACCACTGATGACAATCTTTGTATTTACAATTATATTTGGAAGGCTTGCTAAACTTCCATCAGATGGTGTTCCATATCTCTTACTCGTTTCTGCAGGAATGATTCCATGGCAGTTTTTTGCAAACTCATTTACCGAAGCCAGCAATTCTCTGATCGCAAATGCAACCATGCTCAGCAAGGTTTATTTTCCACGTATAATTATTCCTGTAAGTTCTGTTGTTGTTTCATTCATCGATTTGCTCATATCATTTGCAATCATGATCGGAATCTACATCTGGTACCAGTTTGTACCGGACTGGCATCTGATATTTTTACCATTATTTATTTTGCAGGCAATTTTTGTAAGCATGGGACTTGGATTTTTAGTCAGTGCTTTGAATGTAAGGTACCGTGACTTCAGATACATCGTACCTTTCATTGTTCAGTTTGGTTTGTATATCTCACCCGTCGGATTTAAGACAAGTGTTGTTACCGGAGATCTGAAATATCTGTATGCTCTGAATCCAATGGTCGGAGTTATCGACGGCTTCCGTTGGTCACTACTCGGTGGAAATTTTAGTCTTGATAAAAGTACATTCGCGATCTCGTTGATCATGTCTGTCATCATATTTATAATCGGTTTCAATTACTTCCGTAAAGTAGAAAGAAACTTTGCTGATATTATCTGA
- the pseF gene encoding pseudaminic acid cytidylyltransferase: MARLAIIPARSGSKRIPGKNIKDFFGKPVIAYSIQAALDCGLFDEVMVSTDDLKIADIAKAHGAQVPFLRSEKNSDDQATTLEVIKEVLNYYKTNLNKSFDQICCIYPAAPLINASQLKKGFEKLTSGKFDSVFPVVEFSYPVWRGMELYETGKVNFIWPEFLNSRSQDLKKVFHDAGQWYWMNVATIGNSVFTDNSSSIIMMEEEVQDIDNPSDWKLAELKYRMRNEA; this comes from the coding sequence ATGGCTAGATTGGCAATTATTCCTGCTCGTAGTGGTAGCAAGCGGATTCCGGGAAAAAACATAAAAGATTTTTTCGGGAAACCTGTAATTGCCTATTCAATACAGGCAGCTTTGGATTGCGGTCTTTTCGATGAAGTAATGGTTTCAACTGACGATTTAAAGATCGCTGATATCGCAAAAGCTCATGGCGCACAAGTTCCTTTTTTAAGAAGCGAAAAAAATTCAGATGATCAGGCGACAACTCTTGAAGTTATCAAAGAAGTTCTTAATTATTATAAGACGAACCTGAATAAAAGTTTTGATCAGATCTGTTGCATTTATCCTGCTGCTCCTTTGATCAATGCTTCACAACTGAAAAAAGGTTTTGAAAAACTCACATCAGGAAAATTTGATTCTGTTTTTCCTGTTGTGGAATTCAGTTATCCTGTCTGGCGAGGAATGGAACTTTATGAAACAGGAAAAGTAAATTTTATCTGGCCGGAATTTCTCAATTCAAGAAGTCAGGATCTGAAAAAAGTTTTTCATGATGCCGGTCAATGGTATTGGATGAATGTAGCTACAATTGGAAATTCTGTTTTTACTGATAATTCATCATCAATAATCATGATGGAAGAAGAAGTACAGGACATTGATAATCCTTCTGACTGGAAATTGGCAGAATTAAAATACCGGATGCGGAATGAAGCCTAG
- the pseG gene encoding UDP-2,4-diacetamido-2,4,6-trideoxy-beta-L-altropyranose hydrolase, which yields MKPRLCIRTDGNSVMGLGHLMRCFALAQMVKSKFSVCFYCLEIPPTLAANIISAGFEFHKISSDDKFVESVNGEDLVILDGYQFTESFQVELKRVGVILICIDDLHDKHYFADLILNHAPGITSGNYSAEIYTQFALGSDYVLLRPGFLKAASETDVKHDNEIAFICFGGADPRNMTQQVLKIVSSHTQFKEINVVTGSAFTNAETIQSIADKDIRIKYFQSIDDDRMLALMQKSGIAIVPAGGILLECLAAGCNVISGLYVDNQKFIYSNYLQANTFTDAKDFSEVNIISAIKTAVSKPQVKRKFFDGKSGIRIEKILLNLAEAKKITLKVASIEDTDTTFKWANDPVIRKHSFSKAEIRKEEHVLWFERKIQSEDCIYLIALKDDISVGSIRFDLNEGDALISYLVDPLYHGYGYGQVLLCKGLVFLKNIADSRGYVLQTVSGKVFKENISSLKAFERTGFKIESETAEYVTFTKQIAA from the coding sequence ATGAAGCCTAGGTTATGTATTCGAACTGATGGAAATTCTGTCATGGGACTAGGGCATTTAATGCGCTGTTTCGCTCTTGCACAGATGGTAAAATCGAAATTTTCTGTTTGCTTTTATTGTCTGGAAATTCCACCAACTTTGGCTGCCAATATTATTTCAGCCGGATTTGAATTTCATAAAATTAGTTCGGATGACAAATTTGTTGAGTCGGTAAATGGCGAAGATCTTGTTATCCTCGATGGATATCAATTCACTGAAAGTTTTCAAGTTGAATTAAAGAGAGTAGGTGTAATTCTCATTTGTATAGATGATCTCCATGATAAGCATTATTTTGCTGATCTGATTCTCAATCATGCTCCCGGAATAACATCCGGTAATTACTCCGCAGAAATTTATACTCAATTCGCCTTGGGGTCAGACTATGTTCTGCTACGTCCGGGATTTTTAAAAGCTGCTTCAGAGACCGATGTAAAACACGACAATGAAATTGCATTCATTTGTTTTGGTGGAGCCGATCCCAGGAATATGACTCAGCAGGTTTTAAAAATTGTAAGCAGTCACACTCAGTTTAAAGAGATAAACGTTGTAACCGGGTCTGCATTTACAAATGCTGAAACAATACAATCAATTGCCGATAAAGATATCCGTATAAAGTATTTTCAGTCGATTGACGATGACCGGATGCTCGCGCTCATGCAGAAATCCGGAATAGCTATCGTTCCGGCAGGTGGCATATTGCTGGAATGTCTGGCCGCAGGGTGTAATGTAATCTCAGGATTGTATGTTGACAATCAAAAATTTATTTACTCAAATTACTTGCAGGCAAACACTTTTACTGACGCCAAAGATTTCAGTGAAGTGAATATTATTTCTGCTATAAAGACTGCTGTTTCGAAACCGCAGGTTAAAAGAAAATTCTTTGATGGTAAATCGGGAATCAGAATTGAAAAAATTCTACTCAACTTAGCTGAAGCAAAAAAAATTACATTGAAAGTAGCATCAATTGAAGATACTGATACTACTTTTAAATGGGCAAATGATCCTGTAATCAGAAAACATTCTTTCAGCAAAGCTGAGATCAGAAAAGAAGAACATGTTCTCTGGTTTGAAAGAAAAATTCAATCAGAAGATTGTATCTACCTGATCGCATTAAAGGATGATATTTCTGTTGGTTCTATTCGTTTTGATCTGAATGAAGGTGATGCCCTTATCAGCTACCTGGTCGACCCACTATATCATGGTTATGGTTATGGTCAGGTATTATTGTGTAAAGGGCTTGTGTTTTTAAAAAACATAGCTGATTCAAGAGGTTATGTTCTACAAACAGTTTCGGGAAAAGTTTTCAAAGAAAACATTTCTTCTTTGAAGGCCTTCGAGCGTACCGGATTTAAAATTGAAAGTGAAACAGCAGAATACGTTACATTCACAAAACAAATAGCAGCATGA
- the pseI gene encoding pseudaminic acid synthase: protein MKEIKIGKFVISDSSPVFIIAELSANHNGQIEHAIHTIREAKKAGADCIKLQTYTADTITIDSTNDDFKVSQGTLWDGRYLYDLYKEAYTPWEWHQKLFDVAAEEGLICFSSPFDNSAVDFLEKLNVPAYKIASFEITDIPLIEYVASKQKPVIISTGIAGIDDIELALDACKRMNNDQIILLKCTSSYPAELSEANLLMVKDLSERFNVFSGLSDHTMSNTAPVVATALGAKIIEKHFIIDRAVGGPDAAFSLTKDEFASMVAEVRKAELSLGVVDYKLTPGQEKGKQFSRSLYVVKDIKAGELITEENIRSIRPGFGMHPKNYKDVINTKAKKDYKKGDRFSI, encoded by the coding sequence ATGAAAGAAATAAAGATCGGAAAATTTGTTATTTCAGACAGTTCGCCAGTTTTTATAATTGCTGAACTTTCTGCAAATCACAATGGGCAAATCGAACATGCAATACACACAATCAGAGAGGCAAAAAAAGCAGGTGCTGATTGTATAAAACTACAGACATATACAGCTGATACGATCACTATTGATTCAACCAATGATGATTTTAAAGTCAGTCAGGGAACATTGTGGGATGGCAGATATTTATATGATCTCTACAAAGAAGCATATACTCCGTGGGAATGGCATCAAAAACTTTTTGATGTTGCAGCTGAAGAAGGACTGATCTGTTTTTCATCGCCATTCGACAATTCAGCAGTAGATTTTCTTGAAAAATTAAATGTGCCGGCTTACAAAATTGCATCTTTCGAGATTACTGATATTCCTTTGATCGAATATGTTGCATCTAAACAAAAACCTGTTATCATTTCCACAGGAATTGCAGGCATTGATGATATTGAACTTGCACTTGATGCATGTAAACGAATGAATAATGATCAGATAATTCTTCTGAAATGTACTTCGAGTTATCCTGCAGAATTAAGTGAAGCAAATTTATTAATGGTCAAAGACCTTTCTGAAAGATTCAATGTGTTTTCAGGATTGTCGGATCACACAATGTCGAATACAGCTCCTGTTGTTGCTACTGCATTGGGTGCAAAAATAATTGAAAAGCATTTTATCATAGATAGAGCTGTTGGTGGACCTGATGCAGCATTCTCTTTAACAAAAGATGAGTTTGCAAGTATGGTTGCAGAAGTAAGGAAGGCTGAACTTTCACTTGGTGTAGTTGATTATAAATTGACACCAGGACAAGAAAAGGGAAAACAATTTTCGAGATCACTTTATGTTGTTAAAGATATTAAAGCAGGTGAATTGATAACTGAAGAAAATATTCGTTCTATCCGCCCCGGATTTGGCATGCATCCAAAAAATTACAAAGACGTAATTAATACAAAAGCAAAAAAGGACTATAAAAAAGGAGATCGGTTTTCAATCTGA